A DNA window from Rhizobium sp. NXC14 contains the following coding sequences:
- a CDS encoding FAD-binding oxidoreductase — MEGWGRYPHHESEAIDCRLPEALAGTVAACVGLIGRGNGRSYGDAAIGEYSTLMCRGLSRIRSFDPTNATLTVEGGVMLSDILRSFVPRGYFPPVVPGTKFVTVGGMIASDVHGKNHHRDGGFGDHVSELKLVVAGGEILTCSRTRNPELFFATVGGMGMTGIIAEATFRLRPIESGWIAQKTIVTKNLGEALKALQQTEDATYSVAWIDCLLQGASLGRSLIFAGEHASLDEVGGMPEADRFAAKNEGRFSLPFDLPQWVLNKTSVAAFNELYFRAGARKAAKTSLVHWDKYFFPLDGILEWNRLYGRRGFLQHQCVVPAEDALAVLSGILERFARSGKGSFLAVLKKLGRGSGLLSFPAPGYTLALDLPVTQEVFRLLDEIDEQVVKAGGRLYLAKDARQSRHTFEAGYPRLAAFKELRKITGADRHFNSRLAKRLGI; from the coding sequence ATGGAGGGCTGGGGACGCTATCCGCACCATGAGAGCGAGGCAATCGACTGCCGGCTGCCGGAGGCGCTTGCAGGCACCGTGGCGGCTTGCGTGGGACTGATCGGGCGCGGAAATGGGCGCTCTTATGGTGACGCGGCGATCGGCGAATACTCCACCTTAATGTGCCGTGGGCTAAGCCGGATTCGGAGCTTCGATCCCACCAATGCGACGCTGACCGTGGAAGGGGGCGTAATGCTCTCGGACATTCTGCGCTCGTTTGTCCCGAGAGGCTATTTTCCGCCTGTGGTACCGGGCACCAAATTTGTCACGGTCGGCGGGATGATCGCCTCTGACGTGCACGGCAAGAACCATCATCGCGACGGCGGGTTCGGTGACCATGTCAGCGAGCTCAAGCTGGTGGTCGCCGGCGGAGAGATCCTCACCTGTAGCCGCACGCGCAACCCTGAGCTTTTCTTCGCGACGGTCGGTGGCATGGGTATGACCGGGATTATCGCGGAAGCGACCTTCCGCTTGAGACCGATCGAATCCGGCTGGATCGCGCAAAAGACGATCGTCACGAAAAACCTTGGCGAGGCGTTGAAGGCGCTGCAGCAGACCGAGGATGCCACTTATTCGGTCGCCTGGATCGATTGCCTTTTGCAAGGCGCTTCCCTTGGACGCTCGCTGATTTTCGCCGGCGAACACGCGTCGCTGGACGAGGTCGGCGGCATGCCGGAGGCCGATCGTTTTGCAGCGAAAAACGAGGGGAGGTTTTCACTGCCATTCGATCTGCCGCAATGGGTGCTCAACAAAACAAGCGTAGCAGCCTTCAACGAGCTTTATTTCAGGGCGGGAGCGCGAAAGGCGGCCAAGACGTCGCTGGTCCACTGGGATAAATACTTCTTTCCACTGGACGGTATCCTTGAATGGAACCGGCTGTATGGCAGGAGGGGATTTCTGCAGCATCAGTGCGTGGTTCCTGCTGAGGATGCGCTGGCAGTCCTGAGTGGCATTCTCGAGCGCTTTGCGCGCTCAGGAAAAGGCTCCTTTCTGGCCGTTCTGAAGAAGCTGGGGCGCGGGAGCGGGCTGCTGTCCTTTCCTGCCCCGGGCTACACGCTCGCACTCGACCTTCCCGTCACGCAGGAAGTGTTCCGGCTGCTCGACGAAATCGACGAGCAGGTTGTCAAGGCAGGGGGGAGGCTCTATCTCGCCAAGGATGCACGACAGTCACGTCACACATTCGAGGCCGGTTACCCTCGGTTGGCTGCGTTCAAAGAGCTACGCAAAATAACGGGCGCCGATCGTCACTTTAATTCCCGCTTGGCAAAGAGGCTCGGCATATGA
- a CDS encoding GtrA family protein: MGRQSSERSTSASLATRYLAFAMLSTAANFAVQASVMQLAPSPSLMPSMLAGTAAGFGLKYVLDKRWIFFDGYTSYGDEMLKLALYGLFSVLTTLIFWGFEIAFWTVWKTDLAKYTGGALGLAIGYISKYALDRKFVFKPEEA, encoded by the coding sequence ATGGGTCGTCAGTCTTCAGAGCGAAGCACTTCTGCCAGCCTCGCAACCCGCTACCTCGCCTTTGCCATGCTCTCCACGGCCGCCAATTTCGCGGTCCAGGCTAGTGTCATGCAACTGGCCCCGTCGCCGAGCCTCATGCCATCTATGCTCGCAGGGACTGCTGCCGGCTTCGGCTTGAAATACGTCCTCGACAAAAGATGGATCTTCTTCGACGGCTACACGTCATACGGCGACGAGATGCTCAAGCTGGCGCTTTACGGCCTGTTCAGTGTCCTGACGACGCTCATATTCTGGGGGTTTGAAATTGCTTTTTGGACGGTCTGGAAGACGGACCTCGCAAAATACACCGGCGGAGCGCTCGGCTTGGCGATCGGCTACATCTCCAAATACGCATTGGACCGGAAATTCGTCTTCAAACCAGAGGAGGCGTGA
- a CDS encoding class I SAM-dependent methyltransferase — MAQPLFSLDGQSLITPQSVSKKFPSPHHHNETDLPRAAEAEFAILINIAMQRFSAGKDLPGAVRWLIGQLHDVRQKYGAAVWQKLIPFIQAHHSAKILQQCPFTRWSFEKPRGYSGDASLIDFIYGHPAVAEEVARSTLLGLDIFEYTINAPGPVAVRERRDILTRYVDDTAARRGSDAEVLAIAAGHLREAEASKALAEGRLKRWVALDQDPQSIGSIASQFHGTSVEPIDGSVRGLLARKHQLGTFDLIYAAGLYDYLADKVAIRLTQICMEMLKPGGVFLFANFSDEMADDGYMESYMNWELLQRSEADMWRIANSSAAENTVEKTVWFGANRNIIYSTIRKLS; from the coding sequence GTGGCTCAGCCCCTCTTTTCTCTTGATGGCCAAAGCTTGATTACACCGCAGTCAGTCAGCAAAAAGTTCCCCTCACCTCACCACCATAATGAAACGGACCTCCCGCGGGCGGCAGAGGCCGAGTTTGCGATTCTCATCAACATTGCAATGCAGCGGTTCAGCGCCGGGAAAGACCTGCCTGGTGCAGTCAGGTGGTTGATCGGTCAGCTTCATGACGTCCGCCAAAAATACGGTGCTGCTGTATGGCAAAAGCTCATCCCATTCATTCAGGCCCATCACTCGGCAAAGATTCTGCAGCAGTGCCCGTTCACTCGTTGGTCCTTTGAAAAACCTCGCGGCTATTCCGGTGACGCCAGTCTTATAGACTTTATTTATGGGCATCCGGCGGTCGCCGAAGAAGTGGCCAGATCCACGCTTCTCGGCCTGGATATCTTTGAATACACGATCAATGCGCCCGGCCCGGTAGCGGTCAGGGAACGTCGCGACATTCTGACCCGCTACGTTGATGACACCGCCGCGCGAAGGGGGTCGGACGCCGAAGTTCTGGCCATCGCCGCGGGTCACCTTCGCGAAGCGGAGGCATCAAAGGCGCTTGCAGAAGGCCGCCTTAAGCGCTGGGTTGCTCTTGATCAGGATCCGCAAAGTATTGGTTCAATCGCGAGCCAATTCCATGGGACTTCTGTCGAGCCTATCGACGGATCGGTGCGCGGTTTGCTCGCGCGCAAACATCAGCTTGGCACCTTCGATCTGATCTACGCAGCAGGGCTGTACGATTACCTCGCCGATAAAGTAGCAATCCGGCTCACGCAGATTTGCATGGAAATGCTGAAACCGGGCGGCGTCTTTCTTTTTGCCAACTTCTCCGATGAGATGGCGGATGACGGATACATGGAATCCTACATGAACTGGGAGCTCCTCCAGCGTTCCGAGGCCGACATGTGGCGTATTGCCAATAGTAGTGCGGCGGAAAACACCGTTGAGAAGACAGTCTGGTTCGGTGCCAACCGTAACATCATTTACAGCACCATCAGGAAGCTGTCGTAA
- a CDS encoding SDR family oxidoreductase — MTGICKTLLLIGGTSDIGRATALIYAEAGWNLLLTGRKLSAVQREADDISARTGANVLVHELDILATSHFEDFVGVVSPLPDTVVCVVGELGEQSRAERQLEHAAMIMRTNFEGPALLLGLLAERFAARGSGSIVGISSVAGDRGRASNYVYGAAKAGLTAYLSGLRSRLSGSGVRVLTVKPGFVRTRMTHGMKLPPLLTAEPREVAQKIFTVAEGGRGGDVVYVRRIWRPLMTAIRLIPEPIFKRLRL, encoded by the coding sequence ATGACGGGGATCTGCAAGACATTGCTCCTGATAGGCGGGACGTCGGATATCGGTCGCGCGACGGCGCTGATCTATGCGGAGGCCGGATGGAATTTGCTTCTCACCGGACGAAAGCTCTCCGCCGTACAGCGCGAAGCCGACGACATCAGCGCGCGGACCGGCGCTAATGTCCTGGTTCACGAACTCGATATCCTCGCCACGAGCCACTTCGAAGATTTTGTGGGCGTCGTTTCGCCTCTGCCCGACACGGTGGTCTGCGTTGTCGGCGAACTGGGTGAGCAGTCTCGCGCAGAACGGCAGCTCGAGCACGCCGCCATGATCATGCGGACGAACTTCGAAGGACCAGCTTTGCTTCTTGGCCTTCTGGCAGAACGTTTTGCGGCAAGGGGATCAGGTAGCATCGTCGGCATAAGCTCCGTCGCCGGAGATCGCGGACGCGCGTCCAACTATGTCTATGGCGCCGCAAAAGCCGGGTTGACCGCCTACTTGTCTGGCCTGAGAAGCCGGCTGTCCGGGTCCGGCGTGCGCGTGCTCACCGTGAAGCCGGGTTTCGTTCGGACACGCATGACGCATGGCATGAAGCTGCCGCCGCTTCTCACAGCCGAACCTCGGGAGGTCGCGCAGAAGATCTTTACTGTCGCGGAGGGAGGCAGAGGCGGGGACGTCGTCTATGTCAGACGCATATGGCGGCCGCTCATGACGGCGATCCGGTTAATTCCGGAACCGATCTTCAAGAGGTTGCGGCTGTGA
- a CDS encoding EAL domain-containing protein, whose protein sequence is MMHVLAETAVATIGPTLSSEQLRRLYKQKSESGRKTATRSGLWIAVAAYLAYSFTDYLFIGDVVRYTIAGRLAVGVGAICMLELLLYRKAKADTVDMAAATSVLAAYLVWLLTAQMTTVSDAFSYYMVFGSIFMMSVNLFFSFRFPLALAASVTNMLIFIGALYLFAPMLLLHKLIFGAFCISCFIFTSYVNLQLNRERYKVFLNALEASLQQAAAEERGKALLHLSNTDSLTGLENRRAIDQRLRDYWQRWQDHRAPFAVLLIDVDYFKHYNDCYGHQEGDRCLVAVSQLLQSVASSWDSIIGRYGGEEFILITPMLNSERATELAEAICAAVRELAWPHEHRRDGTTVITVSVGVSYTRGETKQVDKVIHEADRALYAAKASGRNTLVVFDPEDPQRSDDSEDIAATLKIAIEHGLVSLVYQPIRNIQTGKTDGVEALMRLRMLDGTQVSPAMFIPVAERTGSIVELGRWAIRTVCRDLLATGLVQVASVNVSPIELKMPGFASYVAATLAEFGVTGARLAFEITEGVELEIDQTVVRCISDLRRLGAQVWLDDFGTGFAGLSWLRLIEFDTVKIDRSFLHDCHTEKGKRMLLDIISLLRNRGVRILIEGVETIEHQRLMQQYGINQIQGYYIGRPAPAAQLESDNVLPFGLVRTH, encoded by the coding sequence ATGATGCACGTGTTAGCCGAGACCGCAGTCGCCACCATAGGGCCGACGCTATCGTCAGAACAGTTGCGTCGCCTTTACAAGCAGAAGAGCGAGAGCGGCCGAAAGACCGCTACGCGCAGCGGCCTCTGGATAGCGGTGGCTGCTTACCTTGCATACTCTTTCACTGACTACCTTTTTATTGGCGATGTCGTCCGGTACACGATCGCCGGCCGATTGGCGGTTGGCGTCGGTGCGATATGCATGCTGGAGCTCTTGCTCTACCGCAAAGCAAAGGCCGATACGGTCGATATGGCGGCGGCGACATCCGTGCTAGCGGCTTATTTAGTCTGGCTTCTGACGGCACAGATGACCACTGTCAGCGACGCCTTCTCATATTATATGGTTTTTGGCTCGATCTTCATGATGAGCGTCAACTTGTTCTTCAGTTTCCGGTTTCCGCTAGCTCTTGCGGCCTCCGTAACGAACATGCTCATCTTCATCGGCGCGCTCTATCTATTCGCGCCTATGTTGCTTCTTCACAAGCTGATCTTCGGTGCGTTCTGCATTTCCTGCTTTATTTTTACGTCTTACGTAAACCTTCAACTTAACAGAGAACGCTATAAAGTTTTCCTGAATGCTCTTGAAGCGAGTTTGCAGCAAGCCGCCGCCGAGGAAAGGGGCAAGGCGCTTTTGCACCTCTCAAACACCGACTCGTTGACCGGCCTGGAAAATCGCCGGGCGATCGACCAACGGCTGCGTGATTATTGGCAACGCTGGCAGGACCATAGGGCGCCCTTTGCCGTGCTGCTCATCGATGTCGATTATTTCAAACATTACAACGACTGCTATGGCCATCAAGAAGGCGACCGGTGCCTTGTCGCTGTCTCGCAGCTTCTCCAAAGTGTGGCCTCGTCCTGGGACTCGATCATCGGACGATACGGGGGTGAGGAATTCATCCTCATCACACCAATGCTGAATTCGGAAAGAGCGACCGAACTCGCAGAAGCGATTTGTGCTGCCGTTCGAGAGCTGGCTTGGCCACACGAGCACAGGCGAGACGGGACCACCGTCATCACGGTGAGTGTCGGCGTGTCCTATACCAGGGGTGAAACCAAACAGGTCGACAAGGTCATTCATGAAGCTGATCGCGCGCTTTATGCGGCCAAGGCATCGGGTCGCAACACTCTCGTGGTCTTCGATCCCGAAGACCCGCAGAGGAGCGATGACAGCGAGGATATAGCCGCGACCTTGAAAATCGCGATTGAACACGGCCTTGTCTCCCTCGTCTATCAGCCGATTCGCAACATTCAGACAGGCAAGACGGACGGCGTTGAAGCTTTGATGCGTTTGAGGATGTTGGACGGGACGCAGGTGTCACCTGCTATGTTTATTCCTGTTGCGGAAAGGACAGGTTCGATCGTTGAACTCGGCCGGTGGGCAATTCGCACCGTTTGCCGAGACCTGTTGGCGACCGGCTTGGTGCAAGTTGCCAGCGTCAACGTTTCGCCGATTGAGCTCAAAATGCCGGGTTTCGCCAGCTATGTCGCCGCGACGCTCGCAGAATTCGGCGTGACGGGCGCTCGGCTTGCTTTCGAAATTACCGAAGGCGTTGAGCTGGAAATCGACCAGACCGTGGTTCGTTGCATCAGCGACCTGAGGAGGTTGGGCGCTCAAGTCTGGCTGGACGACTTCGGCACAGGCTTCGCCGGGCTCTCGTGGCTTCGCCTGATCGAATTCGACACTGTCAAGATCGATCGATCCTTCCTCCATGATTGCCATACTGAAAAAGGCAAGAGGATGTTGCTTGACATCATCAGCCTGCTGCGCAATCGCGGCGTGAGGATACTCATTGAAGGCGTTGAGACCATTGAACATCAGCGGCTGATGCAGCAGTACGGAATCAACCAGATCCAAGGATATTACATCGGACGGCCCGCGCCGGCAGCCCAGCTTGAATCTGATAACGTGCTGCCTTTCGGCCTGGTCAGGACTCATTGA